In the Nicotiana tabacum cultivar K326 chromosome 16, ASM71507v2, whole genome shotgun sequence genome, one interval contains:
- the LOC107793357 gene encoding kirola-like — translation MGLKGKLVASIEVKCRGHLFHDLYQTKPRHICNISPDKIHHFNIHKGESLKAGSVIGWKFNHDGKVKVTKQLIEAIDDENKSFTWKVIGGDTLELYNSFTITASFENDWATWTFVYEKKTEDTPEPLTLLGFVLDVTKDIEAHLLK, via the exons ATGGGTTTGAAAGGCAAGTTGGTTGCTTCAATAGAGGTGAAATGTAGAGGACACTTATTTCATGACCTTTATCAAACCAAACCTCGTCATATATGCAACATAAGCCCTGATAAGATCCACCATTTTAATATTCATAAAGGAGAAAGTCTAAAGGCTGGTTCAGTAATTGGCTGGAAATTTAACCACG ATGGAAAAGTCAAGGTTACTAAGCAACTGATTGAAGCCATTGATGATGAGAACAAATCATTCACTTGGAAAGTGATAGGAGGAGATACCTTGGAATTGTATAATTCGTTCACTATAACTGCATCCTTTGAAAATGATTGGGCTACATGGACATTTGTGTACGAAAAGAAAACCGAAGACACACCAGAACCTCTCACTCTCTTGGGTTTTGTCCTCGATGTGACCAAGGATATAGAGGCTCATCTTCTCAAGTAG